TTTTATCTGAGGTGTAATGCTTAAAACCAAATGTttgtggtggtttgttttttttgtttgtttgtttgtttggttggttggttttttgttttggttgttttgatTGCAGTTTGTGCAGACCATTTTCTCCCAGGGATAAATGCTTAGAACAAAatgtttgtgggggttttttgttgcaGTTTTTAAGGACCATTTTCTCCCAGGTGTAATGCTTAGAACCaggtgtttgttttgctgttgttgcaGTTTGTGCAGACCATTTTCTCCCAGGTGTAAATGCTTAAAACCAAGtgtttgtggggatttttttgttgcagTTTGTGAAGACCATTTCCTCCCAGATGTAATGCTTAGAACTAggtgtttgtgggttttttttggttttttttttttttttttttttgttgttgcagtTTGTGTAGACCATTTCCTCCCAAGGATAAATGCTTAGAACCAAGtgtttgtggggattttttttgttgcagtttGTGCAGACCATTTTCTCCCAGGGATAAATGCTTAGAACAAAatgtttgtgggggttttttgttgcaGTTTGTGTAGACCATTTTCTCCCAGGTGTAATGCTTAGAACCAGGTGTTTGtagctttgtttgttttgctgttgttgcaGTTTGTGCAGACCATTTTCTCCCAGGGATAAATGCTTAGAACCAGgtgtttgtgggggttttttgttgcaGTTTTTAAGGACCATTTTCTCCCAGGTGTAATGCTTAGAACCAAGTGTTTGTGGGTTTGTTCTGTTGCAGTTTGTGAAGACCATCCTGTCCCAGGGCCACCTGAGCCCGCTGCCTCTCTACGTCAGCCCCGTGTTCTGGGCCTTCGATTACTCCCTGCGCGTTTATCCCCTGCCAGACCTGCTGGTCACTGCTGACAAACACGACCCCTTCACTGTCACCAGCAGCGACTGCCTCTGCATCAACCCCGTGAgcagcccctccctccctccctcctcaccccGTCCTGCTCTTGCCTTCTCACCTACcaggatttttccccccttttccttcaCAGGGTTCATTTCCCAGGAGTGGATTTTGCTTCAAGGTGTTCTACCCCTCCAACAAGACAGTTGAAGACAGGTAAATTTAGGTTTTGCTTCTGAACATcataaaaataagataaaaagcacaggaaattgGTAATATTTGGATGTTCCAGCAGCTTAACTCACACTTCACACTTAgtgtaaaaaacccaaaagcccAGAACTAAAGGAATAAATGTAGGAATGACAAAGATCAGTGATGGAAGCACAGTTCAGAAGTGAAAGGAGATGATTGCACTGCCTGATTGTCGGTGATAGAGAACTAATTGGGGAGCAGATTTGTTTCTGGGCACGATGGTTGTtacataaattaattaaatttagcAATTTTTGCCCCATTCTGTGATAATCATCCAGCCCAGAAGCCACTTTCAGGCTTTgatttcacatatttttaaatctgcacTCGTTAATTCTACTGAGTGGAGAAGAGCCAGCTGcaacaccaaaaaaagcattaaaatgtaTCAAAGGGCTTAAAATGGATGAAAATTTACCTGTTTGAAATAATGATGGGATAACCCATAAGGAAAAGCATAAATTtatcttctccttcttcccaggGAATTAATAATGGGTCAGCCTATTTAACTTCTACTTGAATATAAAAAATATCACACCATGAGATACTTTAGGTCTTTAAATAGTTGAAAACATTATCAAATCTTCCCTAGATAAAGAAATAGAAGAGCATTatgaactatttttaaaataaaccttttaaatactgttttccttTGGTATTTTCAGCAAGCTTCAAGGACTCTGAATTTCTGTGGCACTGAAAAAAGGCAGTGAACCCATGGGAAGACACctgtaattttggttttttttacatgcCTTAGTTTTGTGATGTATTGTGGactttttataaaaaatgcCAAAGTCAAAACCGATTTGTTTTGTACACAAATAAACTTTTACAGGAAAAGACACTGGTGTCAGTTTAAATAAATTGTAAAGtcagagtgaaaaataattgGCAAAGCATAAAAAAAGGTTAATTGGAGGAACCAGCTGGATCAAACAGGAAaggagcatttaaaaaaaaagaattcaagaTAAGGAGAACTTGGATAATTGGTTATCTGCAAGGAGCCTGGGAATGGGGGTGGGATTTTTCTTTGTCTGGGAAATGCCCAGGAAGGATCTGTGAGGTGTTTtaggacagcagcagctgggaggaggaaatCTTGGTGGGGGAAAGTGGGAAAGAGTGAAACTGAGCCCAACAAATCCTGATCCAGGGGCTGGTGGGCATGGAGAGCAGCATGGGGGCACCCCAGAgggcacccctggcacaggagctgtgacagccctgcctgctgtgctggcactgttATTTATAACAAATACAGATTGCAATTCTGGCTTTTCacaaatgctaaaaaaattggattttctATGTATAATGTGAGAGTAACTTTGCTgtacagtttttatttctgctattaaCTAAATGTGGGCATGGCAGTGAAATAGCTGATCTAGTTGTGATAATGGAACTGCCTCCTGAACTGGGATAACACCAGTGAATGTGGGATGGAGACCCCTGCTAGGATCAACACCTGTCTGCAAAAAGCACAGACCAAAACAGAGACCGAGGTGATGAGAATGGATGAAACCACAGCCAGGAAATGTGCATGCCCTGAAAAGGTGGACCTGGTGCTAAACACTGCTTAGAACATGTAAATTAATTTGGGGGAAGTTTAAGTGTGCATACTGATGAATATGCAGTAGGCTGATGCAATAGAAAAGGtacagaggaaaagcagaatagTAAAGAGTGTCTCTGAAACAGCAGGTGTGCTCTTGGCTGAATGCCAAGCACCCAGCTCTTACCCTTCCTTTATTTGTGTATCCTACTGTCCTTTATGAAACTTTTAAACTTTCCCAGGAAAGTGAAGCTCGTTTTTCACAGCAGGAACCAGGAGGGACAGCGGGATACCGGCTCTGagaggacagcagggctgggagggaagctGGGCCTGCTGAGGGTTTAAAAGTGCTCTGGAGGGGATGGCAgtggagctctgagctgtggcacGGGGACGAACATGCACTTCGCAGAAGGATGACGAGATAACGGTGGGaaaccagccctgctggtgccagGGGTGATGGCTGGGAGCCgctgaggggaggggaaaggcgAGGCCGGGACCGCGAGGCCCCGGCCCTGAGGGACCGCCCGCCATGTTGTTTACCGTCTCCATAGCAACCGCCGCGCCGGGGGCGCCATCTTGTTTACCGTAACCACGGCAACGCCCGCCATCTTGTTCGGCGTCCCCACAGCAGCGCTCCCGAGCCGGCCGAGCCGAGCCCAGCCGGGGCCATGGCGGACGCGGGGCGGCTGCACGACCTGGACCTCAGCGCCGAGGAGGCGGAGCGGCTCCGGCGCGCCTTCCGCGACGAGCGGTTCCGCGCTCTGTTCGCGGAGTTCGCGGCCGAGCTCACCGACCCCGAGCAGCGCCGGCTGTACGAGGAGGAGGTGGCGGCGCTGGAGCGGGAGCGCGGCGTGGAGGTGCGCTTCGTGCACCCGACGCCGGGCTTCGTGCTGCGGACCAGCCAGGAGGGCTCCCGCCGCTGCTACATCAATGTCTGCAGCAACCCGCTGATGGGGGAGCCGCGGGCCCGCGCCGAGAGCGGCGGGCAGCGCTGGGAGCTGCCCTACAGCCTGGCCCCGGGCCGCGAGGAGCTGcgccccgccggccgccgccgcctcctgTACGACGTGGTGTTCCACCCCGCGGCGCTGCGCCTGGCCGCCCGCAGCGCCCGCTTCCGCCGCCTGCTCCGCGACACAGCGCTGGAGGCCGTGGAGAGCCACTGCGGGGTGCAGCTGGACCGCAACAACGCCACCGTCCTGCGAGGAGTCTCCTACAAGGGCGTCCCGCAGGCGCCCGTCATCCGCTCCCCGCTGCCCGGCGGCGCCACGAAGCCGCCTGACGACGGCGAGTCCCCGCTGCCGCCCTTCCCCTTCCCGCCCGCCGctgccccgccgcccgccgcagCCCAAGGCTGCTcgcccgccgcgcccccgccACCCTCCGGCCCCACCACGCCGCGCTGGAGCATCCGCCACCGCTCCTACGTGGACCTGCAGGACTACCGGCACTGCCGCGACTCCGCGCCCAGCCCGGTGCCGCGGGAGCTGGTGGTGACGGTGGAGCTGCCGCTGCTGCGCTCCGCCGAGCAGGCGGAGCTGGAGATCCGCGGGCGGGAGCTGCGGCTGGACTCGCAGTGTCCCGCCTACCGCCTGCGTCTCCGCCTCCCCTACGACGTGGACGAGAGCGGCGGCCGGGCCGCCTTCAACCGGGCCCAGCGGCAGCTGCAGGTCACGCTGCCCGTGGTGCTGCCACCCGTCCCGCGGGAACCACCGGGCCCGGCCGGGAAGCGGCAGAAGGGGGCCGAGCCCGAGGGGGCGGCAGAGGCGGGCGGCGGAGCGGCTCCTCCCCCGGAACTCGGGCCTGGCGGCGCGGCCCGGGGCACGTGTGGCGGCGGGGAGCTCGGTGATCCGCTCACCGAACCCCCGCCTGACCCACCTTGTGATCCTCCCGCTGGTCCGTCTGCTGAGCCCCGCGCTGAACCACCCCTAGAACCACTCTGGGACCCACCCGCTGAACCCTCGGGGGAACCTCCCGTTGATCCAACCTCTGAACCCTTTGCTGACTCCCCTGCTGAACCCGCCCCTGATCCAGCCTCTGAACCCGCCACTCATCCAACCTCTGAACCTGCTTCTGATCCAGTCTCTGAACTTGCCACTGATCCAACCTCTGAATCCCCTGCTGAACCCGCCACTCATCCAAACTCTGAACCTGCTACTGATCCAACCTCTGAACCCTTTGCTGACTCCCCTGCTGAACCCCTCACTGAACCTGCCGCTGATCCAATCTCTGAACCTAGCCCTGATCCAACCTCTGAACCCCTCGCTGAACCTGCCACTGATCCAACCTCTGAATCCCCCGCTGAACCTGCCCCTGATCCAACCTCTGCACCCCCCGCTGAACCCGCCACTGACCCCCGCTCTGAGCCCTTCACCGAAGCCGCCGCTGATCCCCCCGCCGAacccccggccctgccctgctccggTGCCCCCATCGCCAGCCCCGAGCCAGCCATGCCCACCGGGGACacccccccccagccctccgAGGGCCACCCCATCGAGATGGCCACGTGCCCTCCCTTCCGTGCCCGGCAGGACGAGGTGTCCGTCACTCTGCTCCTGTTGGTGCCCGATATCCAGCCGCAGAGCCTCCGCG
This sequence is a window from Serinus canaria isolate serCan28SL12 chromosome 5, serCan2020, whole genome shotgun sequence. Protein-coding genes within it:
- the DNAAF2 gene encoding protein kintoun, which gives rise to MADAGRLHDLDLSAEEAERLRRAFRDERFRALFAEFAAELTDPEQRRLYEEEVAALERERGVEVRFVHPTPGFVLRTSQEGSRRCYINVCSNPLMGEPRARAESGGQRWELPYSLAPGREELRPAGRRRLLYDVVFHPAALRLAARSARFRRLLRDTALEAVESHCGVQLDRNNATVLRGVSYKGVPQAPVIRSPLPGGATKPPDDGESPLPPFPFPPAAAPPPAAAQGCSPAAPPPPSGPTTPRWSIRHRSYVDLQDYRHCRDSAPSPVPRELVVTVELPLLRSAEQAELEIRGRELRLDSQCPAYRLRLRLPYDVDESGGRAAFNRAQRQLQVTLPVVLPPVPREPPGPAGKRQKGAEPEGAAEAGGGAAPPPELGPGGAARGTCGGGELGDPLTEPPPDPPCDPPAGPSAEPRAEPPLEPLWDPPAEPSGEPPVDPTSEPFADSPAEPAPDPASEPATHPTSEPASDPVSELATDPTSESPAEPATHPNSEPATDPTSEPFADSPAEPLTEPAADPISEPSPDPTSEPLAEPATDPTSESPAEPAPDPTSAPPAEPATDPRSEPFTEAAADPPAEPPALPCSGAPIASPEPAMPTGDTPPQPSEGHPIEMATCPPFRARQDEVSVTLLLLVPDIQPQSLRGDVGTHHYSLRFRTRGAAFALFLRFPAAAALLPPESSVSVSAHNAVVGLAKAPGSTGLWDSFSFGLEPSALQERWFVSEESLDGFLGIASCPSPRSQSALESQAGIEVLDVTEDRIQIRVEPQERDGQGALGSSEGALAGKTDSSYPETKAEPECPAAEGGAAGSRPAPSAGTMAAAAAAAAAAAAAPGCASPHCWQPEPPASRPGTPGRAARTEPGLESANAAGETAPGGLQGGGDRDGDRDGDRDGDGSPILREVNPEDGSERILRAHRTHCPLRFHSSLLYELD